In one window of Mercurialis annua linkage group LG4, ddMerAnnu1.2, whole genome shotgun sequence DNA:
- the LOC126678239 gene encoding uncharacterized protein LOC126678239, with the protein MAKRSKECSKLVIKSIVSVGSISVLPDYITCAIPSLTVSSQQVFGSVAVDNCVFNRLRVKNSWKIWSKCMHNTRSSKLPLEPFQHDLSSFERGIRKSSQKSDTIGDQARHHDGYVPPFSNVDMIPPHHPQNVEVAPVQQRQPRNQNRQQQQAPKRRTLGEFFLPDVDHANFGCFAPPIQANTFEIKTSTISLLENRCQFYGLPSEYPNAHISKFLEVRTRNSITTWGQLAQAFLNKYFRLGKTARLTKEIIDFFQHDGEALNGAWERFNKLQRSCPHHHLQKEHLIQIFCNGINEHTRAIIDAASEGSIMRKTYEEALALLDELAINSSSRPTERLRQSNQKGMMTLEQIQELEVMKTKNAALQAQVDLYKRQRNAPIAAVQAGCEFCGDISHSGGECLISEQTTNEQVNYVGGQWNDPYSNTYNPGWRNHPNFSWKDTNHSGPNNANTQANAGRNRYQPNQGNFNSNKYGSRPQNPHGFQSNRNQDDGSKLDKILERFEKFEAEARQKDKNQAAAFHHLEGGLPSTTETNPKEQVKAVERRSGMALNDPHGKKPIEVNDEPNIDEASSSNIKASEGVIVEDATPEVRPPPPPPYVPKYAKFLKDTIMNKRSWKDKGTISLTENCSSIILSDLPTKLKDPGSFTIPCTIGNLNYVNCLCDLGASINLMPLFLFRNLFRNQSVKQTSMVLQLADQSIKKPYGVFEDVLVKVDKFIFPVDFVILDYAVDKN; encoded by the exons ATGG CTAAGCGGTCAAAAGAATGCTCAAAATTGGTAATTAAATctattgtctctgtgggatcgatatccGTACTTCCGGATTATATTACTTGTGCGATACCGTCACTTACGGTTAGCagtcaacaagtttttggctcCGTTGCCGTGGACAATTGCGTATTTAATAGACTAAGAGTCAAGAATTCTTGG AAAATTTGGTCaaagtgtatgcataatacacggaGTTCCAAGCTTCCGCTAGAACCTTTTCAACATGACCTCTCCAGTTTCGAAAGAGGTATTCGAAAGTCATCCCAAAAATCAGATACTATAGGGGATCAAGCTAGACATCATGACGGGTATGTCCCGCCATTTTCTAATGTTGATATGATTCCGCCTCACCATCCACAAAATGTTGAGGTAGCACCAGTTCAACAAAGGCAACCAAGGAATCAAAACAGACAACAACAACAAGCACCTAAAAGGCGCACTTTGGGTGAATTCTTTTTACCCGATGTTGATCATGCTAATTTTGGATGTTTTGCACCACCTATTCAGGCAAATACTTTTGAGATCAAAACTAGCACGATTAGTCTACTTGAGAATCGATGCCAATTTTATGGTTTGCCTAGTGAATATCCAAATGCACATATTTCGAAATTTTTGGAGGTGCGCA CTAGAAATTCCATCACGACATGGGGACAACTTGCACAAGCTTTTCTCAACAAATATTTCCGTTTGGGGAAGACGGCAAGATTGACGAAAGAAATTATTGATTTCTTTCAACATGATGGAGAAGCTTTGAATGGAGCGTGGGAGAGATTCAATAAACTTCAACGAAGTTGCCCACATCACCATCTCCAGAAGGAACATTTAATTCAGATATTTTGTAATGGTATTAATGAGCATACTAGAGCTATTATTGATGCAGCTTCAGAAGGCTCAATCATGAGGAAGACGTACGAAGAAGCACTTGCATTATTAGATGAATTGGCTATAAACAGCAGTTCTCGGCCTACTGAGAGGCTGAGACAATCAAATCAAAAGGGCATGATGACCTTAGAGCAGATCCAAGAGTTGGAGGTGATGAAAACAAAGAACGCTGCCCTCCAAGCTCAAGTGGATTTGTACAAAAGACAAAGGAATGCTCCGATAGCAGCAGTGCAAGCAGGATGCGAATTTTGTGGAGATATCAGCCACTCAGGAGGAGAATGCTTAATTTCAGAACAAACCACAAATGAACAGGTAAATTACGTTGGCGGACAATGGAATGACCCATATTCTAACACTTATAATccaggatggaggaatcatccgaATTTTTCTTGGAAAGATACAAATCATTCAGGTCCAAACAACGCGAATACTCAGGCAAATGCAGGAA GGAACCGCTATCAACCTAATCAAGGTAATTTTAATTCTAACAAGTATGGTAGTAGGCCACAAAATCCTCATGGATTTCAATCAAACAGGAATCAAGATGATGGAAGCAAGCTCGATAAAATTTTGGAGCGATTTGAGAAGTTTGAAGCAGAAGCGCGACAGAAAGATAAAAATCAAGCAGCCGCCTTCCATCATCTCGAG GGTGGTCTACCATCCACTACAGAGACAAATCCCAAAGAGCAAGTTAAGGCTGTCGAGCGTAGGAGCGGGATGGCTCTTAATGATCCACATGGTAAGAAGCCTATAGAAGTCAATGATGAGCCAAATATTGACGAAGCGAGTTCAAGCAACATAAAGGCAAGCGAGGGGGTAATAGTCGAGGATGCAACTCCTGAGGTTAGaccaccaccacctcctccaTATGTGCCTAAG TATGCGAAGTTTCTCAAAGACACAATTATGAACAAGCGGAGTTGGAAAGATAAAGGCACTATCTCATTGACTGAAAACTGCAGCTCAATCATTTTGAGTGATTTACCCACAAAACTGaaagatccagggagttttactATTCCTTGCACCAttggaaatttaaattatgtgaaCTGTTTATGTGATTTAGGTGCAAGTATCAATTTAATGCCTCTgtttctttttagaaatttgtttcgtaatcaaTCAGTGAAACAGACTTCAATGGTACTCCAACTGGCCGACCAGTCAATCAAGAAACCATATGGAGTGTTCGAAGATGTTCTAGTCAAAGTGGATAAGTTTATCTTTCCAGTAGACTTTGTCATTCTTGATTATGCAGTTGATAAAAACTGA
- the LOC126678240 gene encoding LRR receptor-like serine/threonine-protein kinase GHR1 gives MTSVSEVVELKPVVIVETLLLLLTVYMPGATTMLMMSSPEAMMDILRHWCRTGILTSRIMSLVATFCLSECNWKGCSIVLTLISFVIFSNGACAYTARNILYPKVGICNFGYHNQNVIHLFNDLAHFSCLKQVPLFKLHLSQVSKLNQSVSYRSCNFSKFSKYHVAFSASYSIQWHLQLLEFKKGMKHDPRVMSFNLGRRSPLILMDDRLLGMYVCKPYTACKLSMENNFLTGKLPDNIVSFRSLEFLDVSNNLFSFTLPNGFVKLGSLKNFSLVCNNFSGSIPDSFSGLVSVQFVDLSRNSFSGSLPTTMTEMNNLLYLNHSFNRLIKRIPRGFELISGLQVLDLHGNKFDGHLDGKFFLLTNVSYVDLSVNMLVSSSPEKLLLGISESIKHLNLSHNQLTGSLLADVRLCASLKILDLRYNHHSGDLPGFDFAYQLQVLRLRNNLFSGSVPNDLLKGYSSLLTELDLSANNLSGPISMILSITLRVLDLSSNGLTGELPLVTGSCAVLDRSNNQFEGNLTKIIKWGILKTLILARILQVLDLSSNQLDGPLLCVQVKKEHSLECECNILLIMEGPMCQLALDRPDVVGRLKAGRPAFLWVLTGSIQIEPVGLGFGSVFLNSSDFDYLILF, from the exons ATGACTTCCGTGTCGGAGGTCGTGGAATTGAAGCCCGTTGTGATTGTGGAGACCTTGCTTCTTCTTTTAACGGTGTACATGCCTGGCGCGACGACGATGCTGATGATGAGTTCTCCGGAAGCAATGATGGACATTTTGAGACACTGGTGTAGGACTGGGATTTTGACGAGTAGGATTATGTCCCTTGTAGCGACTTTTT GCCTGAGTGAATGCAACTGGAAAGGTTGTTCGATTGTGTTAACATTGATTTCTTTTGTCATTTTTTCTAATGGAGCATGCGCCT ATACAGCCCGTAATATTTTATATCCCAAAGTTGGAATTTGCAACTTTGGTTACCATAATCAGAATGTTATACAT ctatttaatgACTTGGCTCATTTTTCGTGCTTGAAACAAGTTCCTCTTTTCAAGCTGCATCTTTCTCAAGTTTCGAAGCTGAATCAATCCGTCTCTTATAGAAGCTGTAATTTCAGCAAATTTAGTAAGTATCACGTAGCCTTTTCTGCGTCTTATTCTATTCAATG GCATTTACAATTGCTTGAATTTAAGAAGGGTATGAAGCATGACCCTCGGGTTATGTCCTTCAATCTTGGAAGGAGGAGTCCATTGATTTTGATGGATGACCGTCTTCTTGGAATG TATGTTTGCAAACCTTACACAGCTTGCAAGTTGTCCATGGAAAATAACTTTTTGACAGGCAAGCTTCCGGACAATATTGTCAGCTTCAGAAGCCTCGAGTTCTTGGACGTGTCTAACAATCTATTTTCGTTTACTTTACCAAATGGGTTTGTTAAATTAGGGAGCTTAAAGAACTTCTCCTTAGTTTGTAATAACTTTTCTGGCTCAATTCCAGATTCTTTTTCTGGACTTGTATCGGTCCAGTTTGTGGACTTGAGTCGCAATTCCTTTTCTGGGTCACTGCCAACCACTATGACTGAGATGAATAACCTGCTATATTTGAATCATTCTTTCAATAGGTTGATTAAGAGAATTCCAAGGGGTTTTGAGCTCATTTCTGGTCTACAAGTGCTCGACTTGCATGGGAATAAGTTTGATGGCCATCTAGATGGGAAGTTTTTTCTTCTTACTAATGTCAGCTATGTTGATTTGAGTGTGAATATGCTGGTCAGCTCTAGTCCTGAGAAGTTGTTGCTGGGTATTTCTGAAAGCATTAAGCACCTGAATCTCAGCCACAACCAGCTCACTGGATCATTGCTGGCGGATGTGCGCTTATGTGCAAGCTTGAAGATTTTGGACTTGAGATACAATCATCATTCCGGGGACTTGCCTGGATTTGATTTTGCTTATCAACTTCAAGTCCTGAGGCTCCGCAATAACTTGTTTTCAGGGTCTGTTCCTAATGATTTACTGAAAGGATATTCATCACTTTTAACTGAATTGGATTTGAGTGCCAACAATCTCTCAG GACCAATAAGTATGATATTGTCAATAACATTACGCGTCCTTGATCTCTCATCCAATGGGCTTACTGGCGAACTTCCTTTAGTGACAGGAAGTTGTGCTGTGCTTGATCGGTCAAACAACCAATTTGAAGGAAATCTAACCAAGATAATCAAGTGGGGAATATTGAAAACCTTGATCTTAGCCAGAATC CTTCAAGTCCTAGATCTTAGTTCCAACCAGTTGGATGGACCACTTCTTTGTGTGCAAGTCAAGAAAGAGCACTCTCTTGAGTGTGAATGCAATATTCTGCTGATTATGGAAGGTCCGAT GTGTCAACTGGCCCTTGATCGGCCTGATGTCGTGGGCCGGCTGAAGGCCGGCCGACCTGCCTTCCTTTGGGTCTtgaccggttcgattcaaatcGAACCGGTTGGGCTTGGGTTTGGCTCCGTTTTTCTGAATTCTTCTGACTTTGACTATTTGATCCTGTTTTAA